The Parabacteroides sp. AD58 genome includes a window with the following:
- a CDS encoding SusC/RagA family TonB-linked outer membrane protein: protein MMKRFTMTAACLLMGMTAVMAQNTKVTGQVLDENGEPVIGASVVVKGTTIGTVTDFDGNFTLDVPSNEKHLEISYVGMKKVEVRVSPQVKAVLESDSQALDEVMVVAYGTAKKSSFTGSASNISNEKLELRPITNVTKGLEGQTTGLLTTSGSGQPGESAKIVIRGYGSINASQNPLYVVDGIPYDGDLSSINPSDIQSMTVLKDASAGALYGARGANGVVMITTKQGKEGKTSVTWRSTVGWSSRALPEYSTVNQKDFVQLTYESLRNGYIFNNGYDWADAEAQARVDLSGTLGGELYNPFKNYTWDNIIDPQTGMVRADAQSVWNERWMDALLKNNAFRHEHQLGVNGGTEKTKYMFSLGYLNEDGILVTTGFQRYNARANVNSQITDWFNAFVNTSLSHSIQNYSDYDGSSTSNVWYSSQFVSPLLPLYIKDANGNNVLDENGNPQLDYGENGRPGSYNDYNPLGGLVDDKANIKNDVAGVRTGITLGSDKDEYGVFKGLKLNVNFGMDYRSQNKMSYMNMYHGNQAAAGGLLTKNNSRMQSYTFNQLLTWNRSFNLHNFDVMVGHEFYAYQYEYLEAGKTNLVDGILELRPGTTLYAADSYTDKYRIESWMGRINYNFDEKYYVSASIRTDGSSRFYKDNRWGTFWSLGGNWRISKEKFMEDVNWVDNLSVKLSYGQQGNDNILNSLGASNYYLWQSLYDLSWANENQIGAMVSSLENKNVTWEKNGNMNVGIEALLFDSRISLNAEYYNKKTVDMLLSYPMATSTGFNGYNANVGNMRNSGFEFELRVTPVRTDNFTWNVTWMGSTVKNKVLKLTGESPEIISGVYSIKEGMPINTFYMAKSAGVDPATGAQLYWVYDKDENGNITNERISSDYTKAANSKYYLGSRIPDLYGSLGTDLSWKGLDISILTTYSIGGKIYDSLYQGSMENMYYNNAWNEHALRRWQKPGDITDVPRIEVASSNTTSDRFLINASYFTIKNITLGYTLPKAWTKKATLNTVRVFGSVDNLAIFSHLKGMDPQYNFSGQTDYSYSPNRTVSLGVEVNF, encoded by the coding sequence ATGATGAAAAGGTTTACTATGACTGCGGCTTGCCTGCTGATGGGTATGACTGCGGTAATGGCTCAAAACACCAAAGTGACCGGTCAAGTTCTTGATGAAAACGGCGAACCGGTAATTGGTGCATCAGTAGTCGTAAAAGGAACAACAATCGGTACTGTAACTGATTTCGACGGTAACTTCACATTAGATGTTCCTTCGAACGAAAAACATCTGGAGATTTCATACGTCGGTATGAAGAAAGTGGAAGTGCGCGTTTCTCCTCAGGTAAAAGCTGTTCTGGAATCTGACTCACAAGCGTTGGATGAAGTAATGGTCGTAGCTTATGGTACTGCCAAGAAATCTTCTTTTACTGGTTCTGCTTCTAATATCAGCAACGAAAAACTTGAGCTTCGTCCTATTACGAACGTAACCAAAGGACTTGAAGGACAAACTACCGGTTTATTGACAACCTCAGGTTCTGGTCAGCCTGGTGAATCAGCAAAAATCGTTATTCGTGGTTATGGTTCTATCAACGCATCACAAAACCCGTTATATGTAGTCGATGGTATTCCTTATGATGGTGATTTGTCATCTATCAATCCTTCGGATATTCAGTCCATGACAGTTTTGAAAGATGCTTCTGCCGGTGCTCTTTATGGTGCACGTGGTGCCAATGGTGTCGTTATGATCACAACCAAGCAGGGTAAAGAAGGTAAAACCTCTGTAACCTGGCGTTCAACAGTAGGCTGGTCATCCAGAGCATTACCTGAATACAGTACCGTAAATCAGAAAGACTTCGTTCAATTGACATACGAATCTTTACGTAACGGATATATCTTCAACAACGGTTATGACTGGGCAGATGCTGAAGCGCAAGCCAGAGTCGATTTGAGCGGTACGTTAGGAGGAGAGCTTTATAACCCATTCAAGAATTATACCTGGGACAATATCATTGATCCACAAACCGGTATGGTAAGAGCAGATGCTCAATCAGTATGGAATGAACGATGGATGGATGCCTTATTAAAGAACAATGCTTTCCGTCACGAACATCAGTTAGGTGTTAACGGTGGTACTGAAAAGACAAAGTACATGTTCTCTTTGGGTTATCTGAATGAAGATGGTATTTTGGTTACTACCGGATTCCAGCGTTATAATGCCCGTGCCAATGTCAATTCTCAGATTACTGACTGGTTCAATGCTTTCGTAAATACATCTCTTTCTCATTCTATCCAGAATTACAGTGATTACGACGGATCTTCTACGTCTAACGTCTGGTATTCTTCTCAGTTTGTTTCACCGCTGTTGCCTCTTTATATCAAAGATGCCAACGGAAACAACGTATTGGATGAGAATGGTAATCCACAGTTAGACTACGGTGAAAACGGACGTCCGGGTAGTTACAACGATTATAACCCGTTAGGTGGACTGGTTGATGATAAAGCCAACATCAAAAATGACGTAGCCGGTGTTCGTACGGGTATCACGTTAGGATCAGACAAAGATGAATACGGTGTATTCAAAGGACTGAAGCTGAATGTCAACTTCGGTATGGACTACCGCAGCCAGAATAAGATGTCGTACATGAACATGTATCATGGTAACCAAGCTGCAGCCGGCGGTTTATTGACCAAGAACAACAGCCGCATGCAGAGTTATACCTTCAACCAGTTGCTGACTTGGAACCGTTCCTTCAATTTACATAACTTCGATGTGATGGTAGGTCATGAATTCTATGCTTACCAATACGAATATCTGGAAGCTGGTAAAACCAATCTGGTAGACGGTATCTTGGAATTACGTCCGGGTACAACATTGTATGCAGCCGATTCTTATACAGATAAATATCGTATTGAATCATGGATGGGACGTATCAACTACAACTTCGATGAAAAGTACTATGTATCGGCTTCTATCCGTACTGATGGTTCTTCTCGTTTCTATAAAGATAACCGTTGGGGTACATTCTGGTCATTAGGTGGAAACTGGCGTATTTCTAAGGAAAAATTCATGGAAGATGTAAACTGGGTAGACAACTTGTCAGTAAAACTCAGTTACGGTCAGCAGGGTAATGATAATATTCTGAACTCTTTAGGTGCCAGCAACTATTATTTGTGGCAGAGTTTGTATGACTTGAGTTGGGCAAACGAAAATCAGATCGGTGCTATGGTCAGCTCTTTGGAAAACAAGAATGTTACCTGGGAAAAGAACGGCAACATGAACGTAGGTATCGAAGCTTTACTGTTCGACAGCCGTATCAGTTTGAATGCTGAATATTACAACAAGAAAACTGTAGACATGCTGTTGTCATACCCGATGGCTACTTCAACCGGTTTCAACGGTTACAATGCCAACGTAGGTAATATGCGTAACAGCGGTTTCGAATTCGAATTGAGAGTAACTCCGGTCCGTACGGATAACTTTACATGGAACGTAACCTGGATGGGTTCAACCGTAAAGAACAAAGTATTAAAGCTGACAGGAGAATCTCCTGAAATCATCAGTGGTGTGTACAGTATCAAAGAAGGAATGCCTATCAATACCTTCTATATGGCTAAATCGGCCGGCGTTGATCCTGCTACCGGTGCTCAGTTATACTGGGTTTATGACAAAGACGAAAATGGTAATATTACCAACGAACGTATCAGTAGCGACTATACAAAAGCAGCCAACAGTAAATATTATTTAGGCAGCCGTATTCCGGATCTGTATGGTAGCTTAGGCACCGATTTATCATGGAAAGGCCTGGATATTTCTATCCTGACAACCTATTCTATCGGTGGTAAGATCTACGATAGCCTGTACCAAGGTTCAATGGAAAATATGTACTACAACAACGCCTGGAACGAACATGCTTTACGCCGTTGGCAGAAGCCGGGTGATATAACCGATGTTCCGCGTATTGAAGTAGCCAGCTCAAATACAACCAGCGACCGCTTCCTGATCAATGCTTCTTATTTCACAATCAAGAACATCACTTTAGGATATACGTTGCCGAAAGCTTGGACTAAAAAAGCTACGCTGAATACAGTCCGCGTATTCGGTTCTGTCGACAACCTGGCTATTTTCAGCCATCTGAAAGGTATGGATCCGCAGTATAATTTCTCAGGACAGACTGATTACAGCTATTCACCAAACAGAACTGTTTCATTAGGTGTTGAAGTTAATTTCTAA
- a CDS encoding RagB/SusD family nutrient uptake outer membrane protein, protein MKKIFKYLFVGLMGCATLSSCLESALETAPTDSMSGTGLLANANAALVPLNGIYRSMYASWSPTGNTHQSFGISSYNLMAEVMGEDFIQAAQGSGWFWYDCLYMVKDRYTSSAWRSYDLWNGYYTWVSNANYILAAEESMEGDQTDINYIMGQAHAIRAYSYFMLAQSFARTYKGHESEPCCPIYTEPTVAGTQGQPRSTVQQVYDQILSDINTAIELLNGTTRKHITHINYATALGLKARIALVMEDWTTAKEAAKAAIEASGCRVLPVASFTGLNNSDAANVMWGAKIISDQSTMYASFFSHMDADGTGYANSGAYKQISKLLYDEMDAKDTRRAWWDPTDERNGDCGYMQNKFKFADTQTWTGDYIWMRVEEMYLTAAEAECRLGEEAAAKEDLNAVMSQRVEGYTCTKTGTALGKLTTDMTGSLLEEIITQRRIELWGEIGRIYDIRRLKQGFVRTTAMGWPTAALLTNRPTDDPESYMWVLTIPQSEFDGNANMNPVTDQNPVGDTK, encoded by the coding sequence ATGAAAAAAATATTCAAATATCTATTTGTAGGTTTAATGGGATGCGCAACGTTGTCATCCTGTCTGGAAAGTGCTTTGGAGACAGCTCCGACCGATTCAATGTCAGGAACGGGCTTGCTGGCAAATGCCAATGCGGCACTTGTTCCATTAAACGGTATCTATCGTTCGATGTATGCTTCCTGGTCACCAACAGGCAATACACACCAGAGTTTTGGTATCAGCTCTTACAACCTGATGGCAGAAGTCATGGGTGAAGACTTTATCCAGGCTGCTCAAGGTAGCGGATGGTTCTGGTATGACTGCCTTTACATGGTAAAAGACAGATATACTTCTTCGGCTTGGCGTTCATACGACTTGTGGAACGGATATTATACATGGGTTTCAAATGCCAACTATATTCTGGCTGCTGAAGAATCAATGGAAGGCGATCAGACCGACATCAATTATATCATGGGCCAGGCGCATGCTATCCGCGCGTATTCATATTTCATGCTGGCACAAAGTTTTGCCCGTACATACAAAGGACATGAATCAGAGCCTTGCTGCCCGATCTACACAGAACCGACAGTTGCCGGAACTCAAGGCCAGCCTCGTTCAACTGTTCAGCAAGTGTATGATCAGATCTTGTCGGATATCAACACGGCTATTGAACTGTTAAACGGAACAACCCGCAAGCATATCACGCATATCAACTATGCTACTGCTTTAGGATTAAAAGCACGTATCGCGCTGGTAATGGAAGACTGGACAACTGCTAAAGAAGCAGCCAAAGCAGCTATCGAAGCCAGCGGATGCCGGGTTTTACCAGTAGCCAGCTTTACAGGGTTGAACAACTCGGATGCGGCTAATGTTATGTGGGGAGCCAAAATCATCTCCGATCAGTCTACTATGTATGCCAGCTTCTTCTCACACATGGATGCCGATGGAACCGGTTACGCCAACAGCGGAGCTTACAAACAGATCAGCAAGTTACTGTATGATGAAATGGATGCCAAAGATACACGTCGTGCGTGGTGGGATCCGACAGATGAAAGAAATGGCGATTGCGGCTATATGCAGAACAAATTCAAGTTTGCCGATACACAAACCTGGACGGGTGATTACATCTGGATGCGTGTAGAAGAAATGTATCTGACAGCTGCCGAAGCTGAATGCCGCTTAGGCGAAGAAGCAGCAGCGAAAGAAGACCTGAATGCTGTCATGAGCCAGCGTGTAGAAGGATATACCTGTACAAAAACAGGTACTGCCTTAGGAAAACTGACTACAGATATGACCGGTTCTCTGTTGGAAGAAATCATCACTCAGCGTAGAATTGAGCTTTGGGGTGAAATCGGCCGTATTTATGATATCCGCCGTCTGAAACAAGGTTTCGTCCGCACAACTGCTATGGGATGGCCGACAGCCGCTTTGCTGACCAACCGTCCGACTGACGATCCGGAAAGCTATATGTGGGTATTAACTATTCCGCAAAGCGAATTTGATGGCAATGCCAATATGAACCCAGTTACTGATCAGAATCCGGTAGGTGATACTAAATAA
- a CDS encoding ATP-binding protein, translating into MDRIYPIGIQNFGEIRKGGYVYVDKTALLYKLVKTGKYYFFGRPRRFGKSLMISTLEAYFEGQKELFKGLAMEKLEKDWTVSPVLHLDLNNQEYNSRENLEIILNNYLTRWERIYGNDPSEKSLSLRFAGIIRRASEKTGQNVAILIDEYDKPLIQSLNNEDLQAEYRSILKAFYGNLKSCDKYIRFAILTGVTRFSRISIFSDLNNLNDITMDPEYATLCGISETELTTNFASDINRLAVKQKISYCQACELLKKKYDGYHFVQDTEGLYNPFSLLNTFFRMMPENYWFSTGTPSFLVKLLQKNNYLLSELTDKTEATADELTGLENLDNNPIPLFFQSGYLTIKGYDPEFKNYLLGFPNEEVEQSFMSYLMPAYMNLNGRNPSFHILNFIKEIRSGKIDAFMKRLQGFFADTPYELIRNNELHYQNVLFIIFKLMGFYTEVEYHTSQGRIDMVVKTPNYI; encoded by the coding sequence ATGGATAGAATATACCCTATTGGCATACAGAATTTCGGCGAAATACGTAAAGGCGGATATGTTTATGTAGATAAAACAGCCTTGCTATATAAGCTAGTAAAGACAGGCAAATATTATTTCTTCGGTCGTCCACGCCGTTTTGGTAAAAGCCTGATGATTTCTACGCTGGAAGCCTACTTTGAAGGACAAAAAGAGCTGTTCAAAGGTCTGGCCATGGAAAAACTGGAAAAAGACTGGACCGTAAGTCCTGTGTTGCATCTTGACCTGAACAATCAAGAATACAATTCAAGAGAGAATTTGGAAATAATACTCAATAATTATCTCACGCGGTGGGAAAGAATTTATGGAAATGATCCATCGGAAAAGTCTCTTTCCCTGCGTTTTGCAGGTATCATACGGCGTGCTTCCGAAAAGACCGGACAGAACGTAGCCATCCTTATCGACGAATACGATAAGCCGTTAATCCAATCACTCAACAATGAAGACCTACAAGCCGAATACCGTAGCATACTGAAAGCATTTTACGGGAACTTAAAATCTTGCGACAAATATATCCGTTTTGCCATCCTGACAGGGGTGACACGGTTCAGTAGGATAAGTATCTTCAGCGACCTGAACAATCTGAATGACATCACCATGGATCCGGAGTATGCCACACTCTGCGGCATCAGTGAAACTGAACTAACTACCAACTTTGCTTCAGATATTAACCGACTTGCAGTCAAACAAAAAATAAGTTATTGCCAGGCCTGTGAGCTACTGAAGAAAAAATACGACGGATATCATTTCGTACAAGATACAGAAGGGCTGTACAATCCATTCAGCCTGCTAAACACGTTTTTTCGCATGATGCCTGAAAACTATTGGTTTTCTACCGGAACACCTTCTTTTTTGGTAAAGCTCTTACAAAAGAACAATTATCTGCTTAGTGAGTTAACAGATAAAACTGAAGCAACAGCCGATGAACTGACAGGATTAGAAAACCTTGATAACAATCCGATACCGTTGTTCTTTCAAAGCGGTTATCTCACCATCAAAGGCTATGATCCGGAGTTCAAGAACTATCTTCTCGGATTCCCGAATGAGGAAGTAGAACAAAGTTTTATGAGTTACCTCATGCCTGCCTATATGAATTTAAACGGCCGAAATCCCAGTTTCCATATTCTGAATTTCATTAAAGAAATAAGATCAGGCAAAATAGACGCTTTTATGAAGCGGCTACAAGGTTTTTTTGCAGATACACCCTACGAATTGATCCGAAACAATGAACTACATTATCAAAATGTTTTATTCATCATATTCAAGTTAATGGGTTTCTATACCGAAGTAGAATATCATACTTCACAAGGCAGAATAGATATGGTTGTAAAAACTCCCAACTATATTTAA
- a CDS encoding TonB-dependent receptor, which produces MRRLKLIFLLLCSIVCTIPAWAQHTVKGVVKDSREHSVTGASVVIRSKTDSLYYKGGTTDGEGRFAIEGLKSGDYGLEISFLGYSNHYQDLKLDKTTDLGIIHLQENSMNLEEVVVTASMVKRFADKKEYKLTNVEKGQYSSALSALEFLPKIQVLDQSVSSVDGKAVKILINGVPSTPTDLSVISPENIAKIDYYTQPPIQYSNMGLGAVINVVTKEKQNGGSVGINTQNAVTTGFGNNVVNFKYNWGNSQIGVTYNINYRNYNKRVLDEEMAYSVGGTDYQKTKSGRNSPYAYEQQMAEISFNNSKADNYLFSAKLSFNSLNRRRSSIQDITSRINDVESVKIGESSDKDKYISPVMDMYFSKSFGSRHELIMNLVGTYYKSDYDYEYKELLDEKLDFETATVINTDKYSVIGEALYNYKMKTANLYVGTRYMYNNSIQNNLPSNNRITTNEIYSYLGITGMLGERFNYSISAGVNNNIFTTIENKTYNFTYFRPQVKLGYFIDQSSDLMFNYEVNTENPSVSSLTYNPYFKDPNYIFAGNPNLAPSNNHDLSLSYFKGFKKFVINAEVGYSYTKDAIAPIFQSDDTNIIETFGNLDNAQNMKASLFLQWYPFSNNILRLRLYSEVFHQINRLGDSQWNHTGYSIIPSIYLAYNKWGLQLFYQTQKKSLIGQTTKNIPSMASVELSYKPIKNLTITGGIRYPFYDSWKQVTSVSGTPLLQRTETERIINNANMVYINLVYNFSFGKSKSGVKLKMQNKDKDSGILNRN; this is translated from the coding sequence ATGAGAAGATTGAAACTTATTTTTTTGCTGCTTTGCAGTATCGTGTGTACAATACCGGCATGGGCTCAACATACCGTCAAAGGTGTTGTGAAGGATTCCAGGGAACATTCTGTAACCGGAGCCTCAGTGGTAATCAGATCCAAGACAGATTCCCTTTATTACAAAGGAGGAACCACGGATGGAGAAGGTCGATTTGCCATAGAAGGACTGAAGTCCGGAGATTATGGTCTTGAAATATCATTTCTGGGCTACTCGAACCATTATCAGGATCTGAAACTGGACAAAACAACCGATTTGGGTATAATACACCTACAGGAAAATTCTATGAATCTGGAAGAGGTAGTTGTTACGGCAAGCATGGTGAAAAGATTTGCCGACAAGAAAGAATATAAACTGACCAATGTAGAAAAGGGGCAATACAGCAGTGCTCTGTCCGCATTGGAATTTCTGCCCAAGATACAGGTTCTTGACCAGAGTGTCTCGTCGGTTGACGGCAAGGCGGTAAAGATCCTGATCAACGGGGTTCCGTCAACTCCGACTGACCTTTCAGTCATATCTCCCGAGAACATCGCAAAAATAGACTATTACACACAACCGCCCATCCAATACTCCAATATGGGATTGGGAGCGGTCATAAATGTAGTGACCAAGGAAAAACAGAACGGAGGTTCTGTCGGCATCAATACCCAGAATGCCGTGACTACAGGCTTCGGCAACAATGTTGTCAACTTCAAATACAACTGGGGAAATTCGCAGATAGGCGTAACATACAATATCAATTACAGAAACTACAACAAAAGGGTATTGGATGAAGAAATGGCATATTCTGTCGGAGGAACAGATTACCAAAAGACAAAAAGTGGACGCAACAGCCCGTATGCCTATGAACAGCAGATGGCTGAAATCAGTTTCAACAACTCAAAAGCGGACAACTATCTGTTCAGTGCAAAACTGTCCTTCAACTCCTTGAACCGCAGACGTTCCTCGATACAGGACATCACATCAAGGATAAATGACGTGGAATCCGTCAAAATCGGTGAAAGCTCGGACAAAGACAAATACATCAGTCCGGTTATGGATATGTATTTCAGCAAATCATTCGGTTCCAGACATGAACTGATAATGAATCTTGTCGGTACTTACTACAAGTCAGACTATGATTATGAATACAAGGAACTCCTGGATGAAAAACTGGATTTTGAAACGGCAACGGTAATCAACACGGACAAATACTCCGTTATCGGCGAGGCGCTGTATAACTATAAGATGAAGACTGCAAACCTGTATGTCGGAACCAGGTACATGTACAACAACAGTATCCAGAACAATCTGCCTTCAAACAACCGGATAACCACCAATGAAATCTATTCCTATCTGGGCATAACCGGGATGCTGGGGGAAAGATTCAATTACAGCATAAGTGCCGGTGTAAACAACAATATATTTACCACCATTGAGAACAAGACCTACAACTTTACCTATTTCCGTCCTCAGGTGAAATTGGGATACTTCATAGACCAAAGTTCGGATCTGATGTTCAATTACGAGGTGAACACCGAAAACCCGTCGGTATCTTCGCTCACTTATAATCCGTATTTCAAGGATCCCAACTATATATTTGCGGGAAATCCGAATTTGGCCCCGAGCAACAATCATGATTTGTCGCTGTCCTACTTCAAAGGCTTCAAGAAATTTGTTATCAATGCTGAAGTGGGATACTCATATACAAAAGATGCCATCGCACCGATTTTCCAATCGGATGATACAAACATCATTGAGACATTCGGCAACCTGGACAACGCTCAGAACATGAAAGCCAGTCTGTTTCTGCAGTGGTATCCGTTTTCAAACAATATACTCAGACTGAGACTGTATTCTGAAGTGTTCCATCAGATAAACAGACTGGGTGATTCACAGTGGAACCATACAGGCTATTCTATCATTCCGTCAATATACCTTGCATACAATAAATGGGGATTGCAGCTGTTCTACCAGACTCAGAAGAAATCACTTATCGGACAGACGACGAAAAACATACCAAGTATGGCATCAGTGGAACTGTCTTATAAACCAATCAAGAACCTGACCATCACCGGAGGCATAAGATACCCGTTCTATGATTCATGGAAACAGGTTACATCCGTATCAGGGACACCGCTTCTGCAACGTACAGAAACCGAAAGAATCATCAACAATGCCAATATGGTGTATATAAACCTTGTTTACAACTTCTCATTCGGCAAGTCCAAGTCAGGCGTGAAACTGAAGATGCAAAATAAAGATAAAGATTCCGGAATACTGAACAGAAATTGA
- a CDS encoding PDDEXK nuclease domain-containing protein, producing MAKNTDKQAIENMSDSFRGYATLLRKIKQRVLIAQQRAIYAANEEMLRMYWDIGGMLQQSQDADGWGKKTLQRLAADLKNDYSEIKGFTVRNMQYMVQFFNEYNQELTMIKRAVSPIAKSVISQLDEYNFTLPIKHLDWTHNLVLIKQVKDIRARYWYMVQSITNHWTTRYLQEAIKLDDYGKHGALANNFTETLPVPEANDVKSMLKDPYIFDMLTFTEQYNERDVEIGLVKHVEKFLVEMGAGFAFIGRQYHIEVSGDDYYIDILMYNAFLHRYLVIELKDTEFMPEYIGKLNFYCSAVDDILCRKGDNRTIGLLLCKSKDRIKAEYALRDIQKPIGISDYELGQALPKDFRGSLPTIEEIEKELESDRQ from the coding sequence ATGGCTAAAAATACAGATAAACAAGCAATTGAAAACATGTCGGATAGCTTTCGTGGTTATGCGACATTGCTTCGCAAAATCAAGCAACGGGTACTGATAGCCCAGCAAAGGGCGATTTATGCTGCCAATGAAGAAATGCTCAGGATGTATTGGGATATTGGCGGCATGTTGCAGCAAAGTCAGGATGCAGACGGTTGGGGCAAAAAAACCTTGCAACGGCTGGCAGCGGACTTGAAGAACGATTATTCCGAAATAAAAGGATTTACTGTACGTAACATGCAATATATGGTACAGTTTTTCAATGAGTATAATCAGGAACTTACGATGATAAAAAGGGCAGTTTCTCCAATTGCGAAATCAGTGATTTCGCAATTGGATGAATATAATTTCACCCTCCCCATCAAGCATCTGGATTGGACGCACAATCTTGTATTGATAAAGCAGGTTAAAGATATTCGTGCACGCTATTGGTATATGGTGCAGAGTATTACTAATCACTGGACAACACGCTATTTGCAAGAAGCCATCAAACTTGATGATTATGGCAAGCATGGAGCGTTGGCTAACAATTTCACTGAAACCCTGCCTGTTCCGGAAGCAAATGATGTGAAATCAATGCTCAAAGACCCATATATATTTGATATGCTGACTTTCACAGAGCAATACAATGAGCGTGATGTGGAAATCGGTTTGGTGAAGCATGTGGAGAAATTCCTTGTAGAAATGGGGGCTGGCTTTGCTTTCATAGGACGGCAGTATCATATAGAGGTATCTGGTGATGATTATTATATTGACATATTGATGTATAACGCCTTTCTGCACCGTTACTTAGTAATCGAATTAAAAGATACAGAGTTCATGCCGGAATATATCGGCAAACTGAATTTCTACTGTTCTGCTGTAGATGATATTCTTTGCCGAAAGGGGGATAACCGGACTATCGGACTGCTGCTTTGCAAGAGTAAAGACCGTATCAAAGCAGAATATGCCTTGCGTGATATTCAGAAGCCTATCGGAATTTCCGATTATGAATTAGGACAAGCTCTACCGAAAGATTTTCGAGGAAGTTTGCCTACAATTGAGGAAATTGAGAAAGAATTGGAATCTGACAGGCAATGA
- a CDS encoding mobilization protein: MATKSSIHIKPCRVTSSGAHNRRTAEYMRNIGKSQIYIVPELTAGNEQWINLGFGNPDLQAHYDYIKRMVKEKTGRAMQEKERERKGRNGKITKVAGCSPIREGVLLIRPDTTLADVRKFGEECQRRWGITPLQIFLHKDEGHWLNGQPEAEDRESFKVGERWFKPNYHAHIVFDWMNHDTGKSRKLNDEDMTEMQNLASDILLMERGQSKAVTGKEHQERNDFIIGKQKEEMKRLDATRQYREHQLEMANKKMQETENITNALIEKANEKERQSEDLDRAISEKRSRLNKEKGSELLNAAVGWATGKSKALKNEIEDLRCEISTHEETIERLQDKIQTIQNDHSRELIQLEAKHRSELNRKETEYAQETTRFKKRIAWQSHIIGCLSFLLLKTSDIFRKAVHSVIRFARDYYKPRFDTEQVSDIKNALNLFGDDRQSHQAAGDFLYFTARQKGEFDNREQIKARREVDNVVEGNYDQQQKRGFSMRR, encoded by the coding sequence ATGGCAACAAAATCAAGCATACATATCAAGCCCTGCAGAGTCACATCAAGCGGGGCTCATAACCGGAGAACTGCCGAGTACATGCGCAATATCGGCAAGTCTCAAATCTACATCGTGCCCGAACTGACTGCCGGTAACGAGCAGTGGATAAACCTAGGCTTCGGCAACCCCGACCTGCAGGCGCACTATGACTACATCAAGCGGATGGTCAAGGAAAAGACAGGACGTGCGATGCAGGAGAAGGAGCGTGAACGCAAAGGCAGGAACGGGAAAATCACCAAGGTGGCTGGATGCTCGCCAATCCGTGAGGGCGTGTTGCTCATCAGACCGGACACGACACTGGCAGATGTTCGCAAGTTTGGCGAGGAGTGCCAGAGACGCTGGGGCATCACTCCACTCCAGATCTTCCTGCACAAGGACGAGGGGCACTGGCTGAACGGTCAGCCGGAAGCGGAAGACAGGGAGAGTTTCAAAGTAGGCGAAAGATGGTTCAAGCCAAATTACCATGCCCATATCGTTTTCGACTGGATGAACCATGACACAGGCAAGAGCCGCAAGCTCAATGACGAGGATATGACAGAAATGCAGAATTTGGCATCCGACATACTTCTGATGGAGCGTGGGCAGTCAAAGGCTGTTACAGGCAAGGAACATCAGGAACGTAACGACTTTATCATTGGGAAGCAGAAGGAGGAAATGAAGCGACTTGATGCCACGAGGCAATATCGGGAACATCAGCTGGAAATGGCGAACAAAAAGATGCAGGAAACGGAAAATATCACCAATGCCCTTATCGAAAAGGCAAATGAAAAGGAACGGCAGAGTGAAGACCTTGACAGGGCTATCAGCGAGAAACGCTCCAGACTGAACAAGGAAAAAGGAAGCGAGCTTCTGAACGCCGCTGTCGGCTGGGCTACCGGGAAATCAAAAGCCCTGAAAAATGAAATAGAGGATTTGCGCTGTGAGATTTCCACGCACGAGGAAACCATTGAACGGTTGCAGGATAAAATCCAGACCATACAAAACGACCATAGCCGTGAGCTGATACAACTGGAGGCCAAACACCGGTCCGAACTGAACCGTAAGGAAACGGAATATGCACAGGAAACAACAAGGTTTAAAAAACGGATTGCATGGCAAAGCCATATTATCGGTTGTCTCAGTTTCCTGCTGCTCAAAACGAGCGACATCTTCCGTAAGGCAGTACACAGTGTTATCCGTTTCGCCCGTGATTATTACAAGCCACGTTTTGACACGGAACAGGTATCTGACATCAAGAACGCTCTTAACCTGTTCGGGGATGACAGACAATCACATCAGGCGGCAGGGGATTTCCTGTACTTCACTGCCAGACAAAAAGGTGAATTTGACAACCGGGAGCAAATCAAAGCCAGACGGGAAGTCGACAATGTGGTGGAAGGGAATTATGACCAGCAGCAGAAAAGAGGATTTTCGATGAGAAGATAG